The genomic window AAAATAAGAAAAATTTTAGAAGCAAGCCGATGATTTTGGTGCATAAAGCTTTCTGAATTTGGGTTGAGTAAGGGAGAAAGAGATTCAAAATAATAACCATCATAGTATTGTATTAAAGCATAAAGATAGGAATAAAATGGTTCATGAGCCAAGTCAGATATATGATCATTAGCAAGTTTGAGATAATGCCAATAGAGATTGTTTTCATTTAAATAATAAGCGCTTATCATCGCATCAATAGCACTAGCACTAATATTTTCTCCCGTTTTAATAGCGTTATCAAAAGAATTGATTGCTTGTTGGTAGGATTTTTCTTTCAATTTAATAACTCCAAAATTATGGCTGGCGATAGATTGGGAGAAAGTTGCTATATTGTTGAAAATATTCAAAGCCTCAATTTTATCTCCCCCATTATAGAGAATATTGGCTTTTTTGATAAGATTATCCAAGCTTTTATCATCAATTTGGGGCATTTTGGTTTCGAGCTTTGGAATAGGTAATATTTCAGGTTCAGGTTGTTTGTAAATTTTATTTTGAGGGGGAAGAGAAACAGAGTTTGTTTTGATCTTGTTCCCTTTTGAAAACATTAAAAAAATTATCAAAACAGCAATGATAAGTATCAATGCGCCAAAAACACCAAGAATTAAAAAAAATATTTTTTTGTTTTGCTTGATTTGATTGTAACGTGCAAGAATACTTTGTTTAAGATTTTGAAATTTTTGTAGGTTAAAAATTTTAGAAAACTTAAAAAGTTTGGCAAAATTTGTTTGTAAAATATTTTTGAATTTAGAAATTTTACTTTTAGGGTTCTCTATAATAGAGTTAATATGTGTTTGAGAGTTGGGAGTTTGTTTTTGGTCCATTAAAATTCTTTTAGAGATACTTTTTCAAAACTTCCGGGATTTGTATTTCCCCATTTTGAGTTTGATAATTTTCCATAATTGCCACAAGTGTTCTGCCTACTGCCAAAGATGAGCCATTGAGGGTATGCACTAAAGAATTTTTTTTGTCTTCTTTGAAGCGGATTTTTGCTCTTCTGGCTTGAAAATCTTGAGTATTAGAGACAGAACTGATTTCTCGATAACAATTTTGTCCGGGTAGCCATACTTCTATATCTACAGTATTGCTTGCGCTAAACCCCAAATCCCCGCTGCATAATTGCATCCAACGATGAGGTAATCCAAGTTCGCAGAGTATCCCACTGGCTGTTTGAAGCATTTTTTGTTGCATTTCTTCGCTTTTGTTTGGATGGGTAAGGGCAACTAATTCGACCTTGTCAAATTGATGTTGGCGAATCATGCCTCGTGTGTCTCTGCGAGCGCTTCCGGCTTCTTTGCGAAAGCAAGGAGTTTGTGCTGTAAGCATGATAGGAAGTTCTTCTATGGGAATAATAGTATCATTATAAAGATTAGTTAGAGTAATTTCTGAAGTAGAAATAAGGTAGAGATCATGACCCTTAGGTTTTTCTCCGGGTCTGGAATCGATTTCTTCTAAATCCCCGCTAACTTTAAACATGTCTTCCTCAAATTTTGGTAATTGCCCTGTGCCAAAAAGCATATTTTTATTGACAATCACAGGCGTAACCACCATTTCAAATCCTGCTTGTTGGTTATAATCAAGCATGAAATTGATCAAAGCACGATTGATTCTTGCTCCCATGCCTCTCAAAACAGAAAAACGACTTTTGGCAAGTTTTACCCCTGCTTCAAAATCAATCCAATGATTATTTTGGGCTAATTCCCAATGTTGTTTGGGGATAAAATCAAATTTTTTGGGAGTGAGTATTTTTTTAATTTCTACATTATCATTTTCGTCATTTCCTATGGGTGTATGCTTGTCAGGAAGGTTTGGAATGCCAAAAAGAAACTCTTGAAGGGTATTTTCAAGAGTGAGGACTTCTTTATCCAGGGATACAATATTTTCTTTATTTTCTTCTAAATTATTTTTAAGTTCATCTATATTCTTGCCCTCTTTTTTATATTCTCCAAAAAGCTTAGAAGTTTTATTTTGATGGGCTTGGAGAGTTTCAAGTTCTTGTTTTTTTGATTTATAGATAAAAGCAG from Helicobacter sp. 11S03491-1 includes these protein-coding regions:
- the serS gene encoding serine--tRNA ligase encodes the protein MIDIKLLLNDFDTISKQLQSRKVDIFTLQKLKDTAFIYKSKKQELETLQAHQNKTSKLFGEYKKEGKNIDELKNNLEENKENIVSLDKEVLTLENTLQEFLFGIPNLPDKHTPIGNDENDNVEIKKILTPKKFDFIPKQHWELAQNNHWIDFEAGVKLAKSRFSVLRGMGARINRALINFMLDYNQQAGFEMVVTPVIVNKNMLFGTGQLPKFEEDMFKVSGDLEEIDSRPGEKPKGHDLYLISTSEITLTNLYNDTIIPIEELPIMLTAQTPCFRKEAGSARRDTRGMIRQHQFDKVELVALTHPNKSEEMQQKMLQTASGILCELGLPHRWMQLCSGDLGFSASNTVDIEVWLPGQNCYREISSVSNTQDFQARRAKIRFKEDKKNSLVHTLNGSSLAVGRTLVAIMENYQTQNGEIQIPEVLKKYL